A single genomic interval of Spinacia oleracea cultivar Varoflay chromosome 6, BTI_SOV_V1, whole genome shotgun sequence harbors:
- the LOC110781214 gene encoding uncharacterized protein gives MAATTSSNCSSFFNFRAAGGHSKVRNSSSFSGQSGCRKVDGVAMWLINGVTTAFFASLERCSCIRVTTVEDDGEDMNEMPLIFNDDDTTHAQKVSGIRRRCLRGKKKAGTYATVD, from the coding sequence ATGGCAGCTACAACCTCATCAAACTGCAGCAGCTTCTTCAATTTCCGGGCAGCTGGTGGGCATAGCAAGGTTCGCAACTCATCGTCATTTTCCGGCCAATCTGGTTGTCGGAAGGTCGACGGGGTGGCAATGTGGCTAATCAACGGTGTAACGACGGCATTCTTCGCTTCCCTAGAGAGATGTTCTTGTATACGTGTAACGACCGTAGAGGACGATGGCGAGGATATGAACGAGATGCCACTCATCTTCAATGATGATGATACAACACATGCTCAAAAGGTTAGTGGTATTAGAAGGAGGTGTTTAAGAGGGAAGAAGAAAGCCGGAACTTACGCTACTGTAGACTAA